TGCTACAGCCATGATAGCTTGCCGCAGAGCAAGCCCCCCTGAGGCACAGGCAGCCTCCACTCGTGTGGCGGGAATGTGCAGGTTCTTGGAAAGCCCGGAATAATCCGCAATAAGAGCTCCGATATGTTCCTGCTCAATAAAACGGCCTCCGCTCATGTTTCCTACATAAAGAGCATCGATTTCTTTTCCGCTGACGCCAGCATCTTCGATTGCTCCTATTCCGGCCTCTACCACAATGTCCCTCAGGGAACGTTCCCAGAGTTCTCCGAATTTAGTATTTTTCACTCCGACAATTGCTACGTCTCTCATTTATACTCACTCCATTCTCAGGCCAGGCGAATCTTGCCTTTATGCTTGGCATACCTTGCATAGTCAATGTATATTGGGTTCTTAATCAGTTCGGAAACCGTCGGAGCTTTGTTTCGGATTTCCTCGATTCTATCTGTAACTGTGATACTAAAAGCGTCAGACCCTGCGCCAGACCCGAAGGCAGTTGCAAAAATCCGATCTCCTGGTTTCGCCTGATCCAGAGTCGCAGCAATTCCCATAAGGCAGGAGCCTGAATAAGTGTTCCCTATTTTTGAGACTACAAGCCCTGGAGCAATCTGAGCTTTATTGAAACCAAGGATTTTTGCAACTTTGCTTGGGAACTTCCCGTTGGGCTGGTGGAAAACAGCATAATCATAATCTTCCGGTTTCGTTCCGAGTTTTTCCATAAGACCTCTGGCGCCATTAGTTACATGCTTAAAGTAGCCTGGCTCTCCTGTAAAGCGACCTCCATGTTCTGGATAGGGCATTCCTTCCCTTCTCCAAAAGTCAGGGGTGTCAGTTGTAAAAGAATAAGTGCCTTCAATTATTGCAGCAAGCTCAGACTCTTTTCTCCCTATGAGGCAGGCAACTCCGCCTGCTGCCGCAGTGTACTCAAGTGCGTCACTTGGAGCTCCCTGGGAAACATCTGCCCCTATAGCCATTCCCAGGTCTATCATCCCTGAACCCACCAAACCCATACAGGCTTGAATTGCGGCTGTACCTGCCTTACATGCGAATTCAAAGTCTGCTGCAGTCATATATGGAGCTGCTCCAATAGCCTGGGCAACAATTGTGCTTGTCGGTTTAACAGCATAGGGGTGGCTCTCAGAACCAGTGTATATTGCCCCAATTCTGCCTGGATCGACACCACTTCTTGCCATTGCATATCTTGCCGCTTCCACAGCTATAGTTGCTGCATCTTCGTCTATATCTGGCACGGATTTCTCATGTACCATTAGACCGTTTTTAAGAGCCTCCGGGTTATCACCCCAGAGCCGGGCAATTTCTTCAATTTTTATACGGTAACGGGGGACATAAGCACCGTAAGATACAATTCCAATAGTCATTATTTCCACCTGTTTTTGGGTTATTCAGGGAATCAGTAATCAGGGAGCTTACTCCCTGGCATAATATTGACTGTATTTTTTCAGTAACTGGACAATCTGGTCAAGATCCATTGTAGTTGTGACGAGAGGTATGCGGTCGACCTCCGCCATTTTGATTGCAACGGGTTCTACGTCTTCCTTTCGAAGCCCGTGAAGTACCACCGCGCCGGGCTTAAGGTTAGTAACCCGGATAGCTACCATAGGGGATTTCCCGGTGCTGACTTTGGTAAAGATCATAGCCCTGTCCGTACTCCAGCCGTAGAGTTTCTGGAACTCATGGGAGGAAAGCTCCAGGATTGCCCTCTGGCTGTCAACAACAGAGAAACCATAAAGAGGCTTCTCAACTCCTTTGTAGACAATCTCTCCCTCGATAAGGTTTACTAATTTCGCAAGCTGTATAGGGAGGGTATATTCATATGTTGAGTAAATGGACTTTGTACTGCTTTCAGCGTTAAGTAGTGATCCATAAGCGTGAATCTTTTTGCCTCCCCTTTCAGCATCAATCTCAAGAAGAGACTCGACAATTTTCTTGATAATCAGTGTCCCTGGAGACTTACGTCTCCCGCTTTCATAATCACTGATAACGGAAGGGGAAACCTTAAGGTAATTTGAAATATCGGTCTGAGATATCTCGAAATTCGACCTCCATTTTTTGAGTGACTCTCCTGGCTTTTCCGAAAGAGTGATATCTCCAGCCATTTTTTCCGCCAAACGATTGCGCAGATTTTCTGAGGATTCATCAGATGTCATGACTCACGTACTTTAAGAGGAAACATTACCATATATATCTAACGAATAGGAGTTCGGCAATTGCCGCAGGTGTTTTGTATCGAATTACGGCGAAAACTTTCAAAAAAATATATAACATTTGTGAAAGAGTATTATCTAATGCAAGCCGAATTACCCAATCAAGAGACAAATGTTTCAGATCTTCTTCTATATGTCAACTGCCCACGAAAAGTTTACTTTATCAACCGGGGGTATGAATTGTTCCCAAAGATGAATGAGCAAAGGCTCGAGAGGATGATCCTGAAAGAACTGTCCCTGACTTATCCTGAAATTTTGAGAAAGTGTACGTTAAACGCCGATACCCTCCGTAAGGAGCTTGAAACTTCTCTGACACAGATATGTACGGATTTGCCGCTATTGTTTCCAAGGGAACTTGCCGATGTCACGAGGGAAATTCTAGAGGAAGGAGAAGCGCGGGCAAGAGCCAAAATTCCCGAAATTGCAGCCAATCTCATAGAAGCACTTGAGGAATATGGGAAAGAGCCCATGCTTGCGGCACTCACACCTGTTAAAATCGAGCCATTTCTTTCCTCAAAAAAACTCAACCTTAAAGGTGTCCCCTCCAAACTAGTTTGCTTTGAGGGCGCACAGATCCCGTCGATTTTAAAGCCTGGAAGCTGCCCTGAACAGGGAGTATGGGCTTCAGACAGGATACATGTCGCTGCTCTTGCCATGCTTCTTGAAGCTGGGAGTGAGAAAGAAGTTCCCTTTTCTTTTGTTGAATATGTGAGTTACGGCCTGCTTAGACGTGTAGTTATCCGAAGCTCGGACAGGCGGGAAGTACTCAAAATCTCCAGGGAAGTTGAGAAAATTAAAGCAGGACTTATGCCCGAGAGAAAAGAAGGAAAATTCTGCAAAGAATGCAGCTTTTTAGAACACTGTGCTTTAGATTCGTCTCTTATGTCAAAATTTTTCTGAGTTAGAAATGGATGGAAAAAGGTTACTGCAAAATAAAAAAGATTATAGAATTGTGCATTTCTATCACGAGAATTATTTAGTAGCGGGTACAAGAGCGTTCTATCTTTGCAGCAATATCAGGAGTGTTAGAATGGGATAATTCATTATCTGAAACTATAAATCCGTCTGTTCCTTTATTACTTATTTTTCTAGCAGGAACTCCTGCAATTGAAATCCCTTTTTCATAAAATGATTTGTTTACAACAGAGTTTGCTCCAATTGCGATATTGTCAGCAATCGTAATATCTCCAAAAATTTTAGCGCCTGGTCCAATATAGACATTGTCACCTATTTGCGGCGCTGAAACCCCATCTATGTTAGATCCTATATTAGTACAGGCGTGTATTCTGCAGTTCTTTCCAACTTTAGCGTTTTTATTTACAACAATAGTTCCCCTATGAGCGATACATAATCCAGGTCCGAAAACATTTAGTGGAATTGTAAACCCTAGACGGACGCTCATCTTGTGATATTTATATAATATATATTTTAGATACAATTTAGAAAGAAAGGATTTCTTACAATTAGTATAATATTCAGCTTGTCTTAATAGTCTCTGAAATTTCCATATATCATCGCCAATTAGCTTAGGTCTTTTATATTTTTTCCCAGAAGCTAACTGATCTGCTTTAAGATAAAAATCATAGTCTGCTTTTGATCTGATAATGAATAATCCCCCTCACAAAGTTTTTCAAATTTCGGAAATTTCCAATATACCCCAATTAGAGTTACAGACGCATTCAACTAATCTGGTCCGTTTTTATATAAGAAATATTCAGATTATATAAATTAACTGTACGCATACTATATTGATGAATAAATTTACTTATATTAATGAATGAATTTACATAAAGTTTTTCCAAACAATTTAGGAGAGTTTTATAATTTTACTTTCGAATGATAGAAACTATATTTACTGAAAGTAAATGCTGGTTTTCAAGATTCAGATTATTGAGGGAATTAGATTGTAAGAAAGGCATATGCTCAAAATCTGAGTACTGAAATTCTTAATTTCTGGTTAGATCATCAATACTTAACATCAGATGTCCATTTATAAAATTGTAGTCTCATATTAAGGATTCAATCTATTACTAGAAGATCCGACCCAAAGGCAGTACGATATTAAAACATCCAGTGAATAAATACGCAGATATTTTTGATCAAGCTCTTTTTAAACCGCTTACGAAAAAGCCAAAACCTTTTAAAGGGGAACTTATCTCAATCTGCATGTCATGTCCAGACCAGCATATCTTGGTAAAATGCTTCTGCACTGGTGCGAGGCTTGCAATGTGCCTGTACTGGGAAAACAGTGCGGATGCGGAAAAAATACAAAAAAAGTCGAGGTAACTCCTCCTGCGGATATCCGTCCAGCTTTTGATTACGATATTAAACGTATAAACTCGGTTTCTAAAAAACAATTCAATGCACCCCTTATACCTGAAGGGCACCTGGTAGTGTTAAATAAAGCCCCGTATGAAGACCGCATGGATGAGATTATAGTCGATGGAGAAGTGCTTGCATCTATCAGATTTGAGATTGAGAGCTGTGAATGGGTTTTGCTTCCAAGGCTCGAAGGGGCAAGAAGACTTTTCCAGGGCAGGGATATAAGAGCCCTGAAGAAATGGGTCATTATTGAGCAGTCAGTTGTACCTTTTATTCTGAAAAAGGGGGCAAGTGTCCTTGCTCCTGGAGTTCTTGATGCTGATCCCGAGATCAAGAAAGAAGATGAGGTTGTTGTATTGAACCCTGCAGGAGAGGTAATCTGCTGTGGGCGTGCCCGAATGTCCGGGAAGGAAATGTGTGAGGAAAACCGCGGGCATGCTGTAAAACCACGCTGGAGTGGAGAGCCAGCACCTCAAAAAACAAATTCTGCAGGTAAGAACTGGGAAGATGCCGTAAAAGCCAACGAGAGAATTCTGGACAGCATGATAGAAAAATCCCATGCTTTCATCAAAAATGTAGCAGGCAGCATGGATATGAAAGTAAGCGTATCCTACTCCGGGGGAAAAGACAGTCTTGCCGTGCTCCAGCTTGTTGATGAGTGCCTTGAAGATTATGAGATCATGTTTGCAGATACGGGGCTTGAGTTTCCGGAAACTCTCGATAATGTCAAACAGGTTGCTGAGCACTATGGGAAAGAGCTCAGGACTGCAAGTGCAGGAGATTCTTTCTGGGATTCGATAAGTGTCTTTGGTCCTCCTACAATGGATACCCGCTGGTGCTGCAAGATCTGCAAACTCGGACCAATTACCAGGCTAATTGATGAGAACTACGAAGGCGGATGTCTGAGCTTTATAGGGCAGCGGCAGTATGAATCCCACGCCCGTTCAATCAGCAAGAAAGTATGGAAAAATCCCTGGGTGGGAAACCAGGTCGGAGCTTCCCCTATACAGGAATGGACTGCCCTTCATGTCTGGCTTTATCTTTTCAGGGTAAAAGCCCCATATAATCCGGCTTATGAGAAAGGATATGACAGGATGGGGTGCTGGCTCTGCCCGTCTTCCTCGCTTGCCGACTTTTTCCAGCTTGAAGAAAGCCATCCCGAGC
The Methanosarcina thermophila TM-1 genome window above contains:
- a CDS encoding hydroxymethylglutaryl-CoA synthase: MTIGIVSYGAYVPRYRIKIEEIARLWGDNPEALKNGLMVHEKSVPDIDEDAATIAVEAARYAMARSGVDPGRIGAIYTGSESHPYAVKPTSTIVAQAIGAAPYMTAADFEFACKAGTAAIQACMGLVGSGMIDLGMAIGADVSQGAPSDALEYTAAAGGVACLIGRKESELAAIIEGTYSFTTDTPDFWRREGMPYPEHGGRFTGEPGYFKHVTNGARGLMEKLGTKPEDYDYAVFHQPNGKFPSKVAKILGFNKAQIAPGLVVSKIGNTYSGSCLMGIAATLDQAKPGDRIFATAFGSGAGSDAFSITVTDRIEEIRNKAPTVSELIKNPIYIDYARYAKHKGKIRLA
- a CDS encoding helix-turn-helix domain-containing protein yields the protein MTSDESSENLRNRLAEKMAGDITLSEKPGESLKKWRSNFEISQTDISNYLKVSPSVISDYESGRRKSPGTLIIKKIVESLLEIDAERGGKKIHAYGSLLNAESSTKSIYSTYEYTLPIQLAKLVNLIEGEIVYKGVEKPLYGFSVVDSQRAILELSSHEFQKLYGWSTDRAMIFTKVSTGKSPMVAIRVTNLKPGAVVLHGLRKEDVEPVAIKMAEVDRIPLVTTTMDLDQIVQLLKKYSQYYARE
- a CDS encoding CRISPR-associated protein Cas4; translation: MQAELPNQETNVSDLLLYVNCPRKVYFINRGYELFPKMNEQRLERMILKELSLTYPEILRKCTLNADTLRKELETSLTQICTDLPLLFPRELADVTREILEEGEARARAKIPEIAANLIEALEEYGKEPMLAALTPVKIEPFLSSKKLNLKGVPSKLVCFEGAQIPSILKPGSCPEQGVWASDRIHVAALAMLLEAGSEKEVPFSFVEYVSYGLLRRVVIRSSDRREVLKISREVEKIKAGLMPERKEGKFCKECSFLEHCALDSSLMSKFF
- a CDS encoding serine O-acetyltransferase, translating into MSVRLGFTIPLNVFGPGLCIAHRGTIVVNKNAKVGKNCRIHACTNIGSNIDGVSAPQIGDNVYIGPGAKIFGDITIADNIAIGANSVVNKSFYEKGISIAGVPARKISNKGTDGFIVSDNELSHSNTPDIAAKIERSCTRY
- a CDS encoding phosphoadenosine phosphosulfate reductase domain-containing protein, translated to MSRPAYLGKMLLHWCEACNVPVLGKQCGCGKNTKKVEVTPPADIRPAFDYDIKRINSVSKKQFNAPLIPEGHLVVLNKAPYEDRMDEIIVDGEVLASIRFEIESCEWVLLPRLEGARRLFQGRDIRALKKWVIIEQSVVPFILKKGASVLAPGVLDADPEIKKEDEVVVLNPAGEVICCGRARMSGKEMCEENRGHAVKPRWSGEPAPQKTNSAGKNWEDAVKANERILDSMIEKSHAFIKNVAGSMDMKVSVSYSGGKDSLAVLQLVDECLEDYEIMFADTGLEFPETLDNVKQVAEHYGKELRTASAGDSFWDSISVFGPPTMDTRWCCKICKLGPITRLIDENYEGGCLSFIGQRQYESHARSISKKVWKNPWVGNQVGASPIQEWTALHVWLYLFRVKAPYNPAYEKGYDRMGCWLCPSSSLADFFQLEESHPELAKKLNSHLLAYAEKMGLSAEWVKYGLWRYKRYPKVLQTLAEKKGIRLLPSQEAPKELHFEVTTGYRPCKAGGISADGSFGQAIDIETLRESGMLSPIGKASFIEGAASVTFGESRAQVFASGNVNGRSDNEKTLKRLMRIIEFSVRRALLCQGCGVCVGHCEHNAIEIKEKKARIKENCTHCGACIEVCPLVKFI